Sequence from the Clostridium botulinum genome:
TAAAGATAAAGATGGATATTGGACAGGTTTAGAAGTGAATCTTTTATCTATTATTATTAATAAAGATAGATGGGATAAAGAATTTGCAGACAAGGGATTAGAAATGCCAGAAAAGTATGAGGATTTGCTCGATCCAATGTACAAAGATGAAATTATAATACCAGATCCTAATATATCAGGAACAGGATATACAATTATAGCATCAATTGTACAAAATATGGGTAAAGAAAAAGCTATAGAATTTTTAAAGGAACTGAAATCTAATGTAGGACAGTTTACAACTAATGGATATATTCCAGCACAAAAAGTTGCAACTGGAGAATATTTAATAGGTGTGAATTTTATAGCAGATCAATTATTAGTTAAGAATTCTGGATTTAATGTAATAACTAATATTCCTAAAAAGACAGGTTGGAATATAGATGCAATTTCAAAGATAAAGAACGGTCCGAATGAAGACATTGGCAAATACTTTATAGATTTTTGTACAACCAATGAGAGTGAGGAAACAATAATAAATATCTCTCAAGGTAAATCTACAAGAAAAGATGTAAAAGATGATGATTATGAACAAAAATGTGAAATAAATATGTATGACAATTATGATTTCAAGAAGGCCAGTGAAGACAGAGAATGGTTAATTAAGATGTGGAATAGTTTTAAAGCGTAAATTTATAAATAGGGAATACTTAAATTTAGATTTTTTGAAATAACGTAATTAAAATAGATACTTTAACTTTTTAAATTAATAACTTAAAAAACTTTCAATTTCTAGTATTTAGAATGTTAGAAAATTAAAATTTATTATTTGGGAGATAAATTTTAATGAAAAAAGATAAAAGATAAATATTATTTATAAGGTATTTATCATAATAAGGTAATATTGGAGGATAGATATGAATAAATTGACAAGTTTTTTTAGTGTTAATAAAAAAGAAGTTACCATATCAATTGAAGATCAAAGAAAAATGTGGTTAAAGGAATTCTTAAAAGCATTCTTAGTTGTATTTTCTGTATATGCTTCTATGTATTTAATTAGAAACAATCTTAAAGCTGGACAACCACTTTTAAAAGAACAACTAGGTTTTACAACATCTGAACTTGGATATATAGGTTTTGGATTTTCTATAACTTATGCACTTGGTAAGACGTTGTTAGGATATTTTATTGATGGTAAAAATGCAAAGCGTATAGTGTCATTTTTACTTATGATGTCTGCAACAATGGTCTTTGTAATCGGTCTTATATTAGTATCAGGAAATAAATGTACTGGAGCTGTATTATTACTGTGGGGATTAAGCGGATTTTTCCAAGCTCCAGGTGGACCAAGTGCTTATTCAACAATTACTAGATGGACTCCTACTAATAAAAGAGGTAGATATTTAGGATTTTGGAATATGTCTCATAATATAGGTGGAGCATTAGCAGGAATGCTAGCATTATGGGGAGCAAATAAATTTTTCCATGGTAATGTAGCAGGAATGTTTATAGTTCCATCAATAATAGCAGCTGTTATTGGTTTTACAATGTTATTTGTAGGAAAAGATGAACCAGAAGAGTTAGGTTGGAACTGTGCAGAAGAAATATTTGGTGAAGTTAAAGCTGAAAACAGTGAAGAATTGGATAACATGAGTAAATTTGAAGTGTTTAAAAAGTATGTTTTAAAAAATCCATGGATTTGGGTACTATGTGTAGCTAATGTTTTCGTTTATATAGTTCGTATAGGAATAGATAACTGGGCTCCTTTATATGTTACTGAACAATTACATTTTGCAATGGGAGACGCAGTTAACACAATATTTTATTTTGAAACAGGTGCACTTATAGGTAGCCTTAGTTGGGGATTTATATCTGATTTATTAAAAGGAAGAAGAGCAATAGTTGCAGTGTTTTGCTTAGTACTTACTGGTTTTGCAGTTTTAGGATATAGATATGCTACAAGTGTTACAATGGTAAATGTCTCATTATGTGCTCTTGGAGCATTAATATTTGGACCACAATTATTAATAGGGGTATCTCTTGTTGGATTTGCGCCTAAAAAGGCAATTGCGGTTGCAAATGGTTTGAGTGGTACTTTTGGATATTTATTTGGAGATTCTACAGCTAAAGTTATGTTAGCTAAAATAGCTGATCCTAAATCATCGGGTGTAAATATTGGAGGGATGTGCCTTCATGGATGGAATGATGTATTTATTATATTCTATGGTGCACTTATAATCGGGATTTGCCTTTTATTAGTGGTGGCTTATGGTGAAGAAAAAAAGATAAGAAGCTTAAATAAAGAGGAAAAAGAAGTAGAAGAATTAGTAGCGTAATATATAAGTAGTATTTAATAAAATAATTAAAATATTTAGACATAGTATTAGAAAATAATTATAATATTATTAAATATAGGGGAGATAAATTTATAATTAAATAATTTTTGAATAATAAAATTTTATTTTATGCAGTTGTTTTTTTATCAACTGCATATTTTTTTAGATATTTTAAGGGATAGATCCAATTATAATTGGGTTTATTACAGTTTATTAAATATTTAGATTAGCAAATAAGTATATGTTTTAATTGAAAAATAGACTTAAGAGTATATTAATAATTATTAATATACTCTTAAGGATAATCATGATTATAATACTATATAATGTTATTATGTATAGAATATTACATTGTAAAAATAATTGCATAAATGAGGAGAGGTTTTTGTGATAAAAAATAAAACAAAAATATTAATATTAATTTTAGCTGCAACTATAATTATAATACCTAGTTCAGCTTTCGCATCAACAAATAATCTTAAAGTATCAGCAGATAAAGTTGATCTATTACATGAAAATAATAATGGACAAGTTGCTACTTCAGAAAATAATAATGAAGAAAATTATAGTTATGAAGCTATGATAAATGAATATAGCTTTTTATCAAAAAATGAAAAAGATATTCTAATAAATACTAATAAGCAAGAAGAAGATATCTATAGTAAAATTGATAAAATTTATGAGGAAAACGAAATATTAAGTTCGGAAAATAAATCTAAAATAATAGCATATGAGAAAGAAATATACAATCTGCAAAAGAATACTAAAAATATAAATAAAAAAATTTGTATATATAATAATAACGAGTTAATTGATAGTTATGTATCTTTATCAGAAGATGAAAAAAATCTTCTATTAGAAACATATAATCAATTTGATGATATATATGAAAAAAGAAATAATTTATTTAATGGTCATACATTTGATGAATTAAATTTACAAGAAGAAGGAAAATTAAAAGAATATGATGATAAAATTAATGTTTTAGAAAGCAAAATTAAAAATATAAGACAAAAAATTAATATAGAGACAAATGAGAAAATGGTAAAAGAATATACATTTTTAACACAAGAAGAAAGAGATAAATTATTAAATGCTTATAATGAAATTGATTGTATAAATTTAAAGATAGATGAATTGTATTCTTTAAATTTACAAGAAAATAATCAAAGTAGTAAAGAATTAATAGAACTTCAAGATAGAATTAATAATATACGAAATTCAATTAAAGACCTGAATAAAAAATTACGAATTCACAGTGATAAAGAAGCCGTAGAAAATTATACACACCTAACATCTACTGAAAAAGATACATTATTAAAAATGTATAATGATGTATATGAAACACAAGATAAACTAGATAGCATATATAATGGCAAGGAAGAATTATCAACTGAAGAACAAAAAGAAGCTGATAAATTAAATTCTAAGATAGATAGCTTATATGAAGAAATCTATACTCTTGAAGAAAAAATTATTAACTAAGTATATATTTTTTGTATGACAAATGTATATGAATTTAAGAAGTAAATTATCAAATTTTAATAACAGATCAATGTGAAATGAAAAAATAATAAATAATATATTATAATAAATGCTTTTCTAATGACGAAATAAGTTTTTAGAAAAGCATTTTGTTTTTTGTAATATTTTGCAGTTATTAATTATCAAATAAGTATAATAATCAATAAAAATACTTGTTAAATAATCTATAAATTAAAAAAAATTACCTGAGATACTCCTAAGGAGTTATAATTATTTTCTATAAAATTTAAATGATAAAAGATATAAAAATATAATTTTTTTAGTTAAAAATTAAATTTAAAATAATTATAGTATTATATCTAGTTCTAAAAAGTCATTATTTTGTTGCTTTATGAAATAAATTGTTATATTTTTAACTAAATGTATTGCAATTTATTTTTAAATATGATATATTTACTCTCGAAAAGTTAGTTGTACATACAAATGACAGGCTTATATATAAATTTAAATTAAAAATGACACACTTATATATAAATTAAAATTAAAATAGCTAACTTTCAATGAATTACTAGTAATTTATCTAAGATATAATTTTAAAAATTAAAAAACTAACTGATAAAAAATAAACAATAAAAAATTAGAATGATAAAAAATAAAATGGGAATGATAAAAATAAACAATTATTAAAAAAAAATTTATAAATAGGAAGAAGAGAGATATGACACAAAATAATAATAATACTCAAAAAGTTAAGTTAACCCCTAAAGATTATTTAAACAAAATTTTAGCAGGAACTGCAACAGGAATAGTTGTTGGATTAATTCCAAATGCAATTTTAGGTTCAATATTTAAAGGACTAATGGATGTTTCACCAATATTCGTTACTCTTTATAATGCTGTAAACATAATGCAATTTATAGTCCCAGTTATGGTAGGTGTATTAGTAGGATTACAATTTAATCTTAATGCAATGCAATCAGTTGTTATAGGAGCAGCGGTATTCTTAGGATCAGGTGCTTATAAAGTTACTGAACATGGGGTACAAATGGTTGGTATAGGTGATCTAATAAACATAATGTTAGTTGCATGTATAGCAGTATATATTGTTAGATTAATAGGAAATAAATTAGGATCATTAACAATCTTATTGTTACCAATCGTTGGAGCAGGAGTAGGAGTTATAGGAATACTTATGCTTCCTTATGTAAAACAAATAACTATAACAATAGGAAATGTAATTAATAATTTTGCAGTTTTACAACCATTTTTAATGTGTATTTTAATTAGTATTTCATTTTCAATATTAATTATTTCACCAATTTCAACTGTAGCAATAGGTATTGCTATAGGAATAACAGGACTAGGCGCTGGAGCTGCTGCTATTGGAGTTGCTGCGTGTACAGCTGTTTTAGTAATTGGATCAAGAAAAGTAAATGAAAGTGGAGTTACGTTATCTGTCTTATTAGGAGCTATGAAAATGATGATGCCAAATTTAGTTACCTATCCGATAATAGCAGTACCTATTATTGCAAATGGTATATTAAGTGGAATAGGTGCTTACATATTTAATATTTTAGGTACACCAAATAGTGCGGGATTTGGATTAGTTGGACTAGTTGGTCCGTTAGCTGCTATAGATGCTGGAGGATCAATGTTTGGTGTAGTAATGGCATTTGTAGTTATACCTTTTGTAGGGGCATTTGTTATTGATTGGTTCTGTAGAAAAGTTCTGCACTTATATGATGAAAATATTTTTAAATATATTTAATTTGGAATTGAATCAAAAGAGGAGAGTGAATTGAAATGAAAATTGCAATTGTTGGAGCAGGAGCTATGGGCTCACGTTATGGATATATGTTACATGAATCTGGAAATGAAGTTTTCTTAATAGATGCATGGAAGGATCATGTAGATACTATAAATAAAGAAGGATTAACAGTTGAAGAAAATGGAGAATGCAAGAAGGTAAAAATACCAGCAATGCTACCAGAAGATGCTAAAGAAGTTCCAGATTTAGTGATTTTATTTACTAAATCAATGGGATTAGAATCTATGCTGAAATCTGTAAAGAATATTTTAGGAAAACATACAAGAGTATTATGTCTATTAAATGGATTGGGTCATAATGAGACTATTGAAAAATATGTTGATAGTAAAAATATA
This genomic interval carries:
- a CDS encoding ABC transporter substrate-binding protein, whose translation is MNIKKIICFIIIMCMSFNLMACNKKSSKVIYKDGYLNLEGKHIVVYVASRDEVGRTLLEMFKEKTGCTYEYIRMSTQEALERIRCEKKYPKADIFIGGTCDAHNLMKKEQLSEKYICKNYDSIQNVYKDKDGYWTGLEVNLLSIIINKDRWDKEFADKGLEMPEKYEDLLDPMYKDEIIIPDPNISGTGYTIIASIVQNMGKEKAIEFLKELKSNVGQFTTNGYIPAQKVATGEYLIGVNFIADQLLVKNSGFNVITNIPKKTGWNIDAISKIKNGPNEDIGKYFIDFCTTNESEETIINISQGKSTRKDVKDDDYEQKCEINMYDNYDFKKASEDREWLIKMWNSFKA
- the uhpT gene encoding hexose-6-phosphate:phosphate antiporter; amino-acid sequence: MNKLTSFFSVNKKEVTISIEDQRKMWLKEFLKAFLVVFSVYASMYLIRNNLKAGQPLLKEQLGFTTSELGYIGFGFSITYALGKTLLGYFIDGKNAKRIVSFLLMMSATMVFVIGLILVSGNKCTGAVLLLWGLSGFFQAPGGPSAYSTITRWTPTNKRGRYLGFWNMSHNIGGALAGMLALWGANKFFHGNVAGMFIVPSIIAAVIGFTMLFVGKDEPEELGWNCAEEIFGEVKAENSEELDNMSKFEVFKKYVLKNPWIWVLCVANVFVYIVRIGIDNWAPLYVTEQLHFAMGDAVNTIFYFETGALIGSLSWGFISDLLKGRRAIVAVFCLVLTGFAVLGYRYATSVTMVNVSLCALGALIFGPQLLIGVSLVGFAPKKAIAVANGLSGTFGYLFGDSTAKVMLAKIADPKSSGVNIGGMCLHGWNDVFIIFYGALIIGICLLLVVAYGEEKKIRSLNKEEKEVEELVA
- a CDS encoding PTS sugar transporter subunit IIC; its protein translation is MTQNNNNTQKVKLTPKDYLNKILAGTATGIVVGLIPNAILGSIFKGLMDVSPIFVTLYNAVNIMQFIVPVMVGVLVGLQFNLNAMQSVVIGAAVFLGSGAYKVTEHGVQMVGIGDLINIMLVACIAVYIVRLIGNKLGSLTILLLPIVGAGVGVIGILMLPYVKQITITIGNVINNFAVLQPFLMCILISISFSILIISPISTVAIGIAIGITGLGAGAAAIGVAACTAVLVIGSRKVNESGVTLSVLLGAMKMMMPNLVTYPIIAVPIIANGILSGIGAYIFNILGTPNSAGFGLVGLVGPLAAIDAGGSMFGVVMAFVVIPFVGAFVIDWFCRKVLHLYDENIFKYI